In one Nicotiana tomentosiformis chromosome 6, ASM39032v3, whole genome shotgun sequence genomic region, the following are encoded:
- the LOC104101721 gene encoding RGG repeats nuclear RNA binding protein A isoform X1, with protein sequence MATLNPFDLLDDDAEDPSLLIAAEQQKQVPPPASVPKKGPAQQFKPAAKLPSKPLPPSEAVREARNDGQRGGGRGGPRGGFGGRGRGRGFNQYPADGENTFGSSNGFSGGYKASEDGDSAKHSERRVGYGGPRGEFRGGRRGGFSNGDTADERPRRAFERRSGTGRGNEFKREGAGRGNWGTPADEFAPEKEEPLNEGEKIVDTEKPAVQADAEDASKDSPAAEPQEKEPEEKEMTLEEYEKLLEDKRKALLALKPEERKVNLDKELESMQLLSNKKSDDEVFIKLGSEKDKRKEAVEKAKKTKSINEFLKPADGGSYYRRGGRGRGGRDHGRDGVVGNNSVSAPSIEDVRQFPSLGAK encoded by the exons ATGGCAACTTTGAACCCATTTGACCTTCTGGATGATGATGCTGAGGACCCAAGCTTGTTAATTGCTGCTGAGCAGCAAAAACAGGTTCCTCCTCCTGCTTCTGTTCCAAAGAAGGGACCTGCTCAGCAATTTAAGCCTGCTGCTAAGTTGCCCTCTAAGCCCCTCCCTCCATCTGAGGCTG TGAGGGAAGCAAGGAATGATGGCCAGCGTGGAGGAGGCCGTGGGGGTCCACGCGGAGGATTTGGTGGCCGCGGTCGTGGCCGTGGGTTTAACCAATATCCTGCTGATGGTGAGAATACTTTTGGCAGCAGTAATGGGTTCTCTGGAGGGTACAAAGCTTCAGAAGATGGAGATTCAGCGAAGCACTCCGAAAGGAGAGTTGGATATGGAGGACCTCGTGGGGAGTTCCGCGGTGGCCGCCGTGGTGGATTCAGCAATGGTGACACTGCAGATGAACGCCCCAGGAGAGCGTTTGAGCGACGAAGTGGAACTGGACGTGG GAATGAATTTAAACGAGAGGGTGCTGGTCGTGGGAATTGGGGAACTCCCGCTGACGAGTTTGCTCC GGAGAAAGAAGAGCCTCTTAATGAGGGAGAGAAGATTGTTGATACCGAGAAACCAGCTGTGCAGGCAGATGCTGAAGACGCTAGCAAGGACTCTCCTGCAGCTGAGCCACAAGAGAAGGAACCAGAGGAGAAG GAAATGACCCTAGAAGAGTATGAGAAGTTATTGGAAGATAAGAGGAAAGCTTTGTTGGCTCTAAAGCCTGAGGAAAGGAAGGTTAATTTGGACAAAGAGCTTGAGTCCATGCAACTTCTGTCAAACAAGAAAAGTGATGATGAGGTTTTCATTAAATTG GGTTCTGAGAAAGACAAGCGTAAGGAGGCAGTGGAAAAGGCCAAGAAG ACAAAAAGCATTAATGAGTTTCTGAAGCCTGCTGATGGAGGAAGTTACTATCGCCGAGGTGGCCGTGGAAGGGGGGGACGTGATCATGGGAGAGATGGTGTTGTTGGTAACAACAGTGTTTCAGCACCATCCATTGAAGATGTTCGCCAATTCCCTTCTTTGGGTGCGAAGTAA
- the LOC104101721 gene encoding RGG repeats nuclear RNA binding protein A isoform X2 — MATLNPFDLLDDDAEDPSLLIAAEQQKQVPPPASVPKKGPAQQFKPAAKLPSKPLPPSEAVREARNDGQRGGGRGGPRGGFGGRGRGRGFNQYPADGENTFGSSNGFSGGYKASEDGDSAKHSERRVGYGGPRGEFRGGRRGGFSNGDTADERPRRAFERRSGTGRGEKEEPLNEGEKIVDTEKPAVQADAEDASKDSPAAEPQEKEPEEKEMTLEEYEKLLEDKRKALLALKPEERKVNLDKELESMQLLSNKKSDDEVFIKLGSEKDKRKEAVEKAKKTKSINEFLKPADGGSYYRRGGRGRGGRDHGRDGVVGNNSVSAPSIEDVRQFPSLGAK; from the exons ATGGCAACTTTGAACCCATTTGACCTTCTGGATGATGATGCTGAGGACCCAAGCTTGTTAATTGCTGCTGAGCAGCAAAAACAGGTTCCTCCTCCTGCTTCTGTTCCAAAGAAGGGACCTGCTCAGCAATTTAAGCCTGCTGCTAAGTTGCCCTCTAAGCCCCTCCCTCCATCTGAGGCTG TGAGGGAAGCAAGGAATGATGGCCAGCGTGGAGGAGGCCGTGGGGGTCCACGCGGAGGATTTGGTGGCCGCGGTCGTGGCCGTGGGTTTAACCAATATCCTGCTGATGGTGAGAATACTTTTGGCAGCAGTAATGGGTTCTCTGGAGGGTACAAAGCTTCAGAAGATGGAGATTCAGCGAAGCACTCCGAAAGGAGAGTTGGATATGGAGGACCTCGTGGGGAGTTCCGCGGTGGCCGCCGTGGTGGATTCAGCAATGGTGACACTGCAGATGAACGCCCCAGGAGAGCGTTTGAGCGACGAAGTGGAACTGGACGTGG GGAGAAAGAAGAGCCTCTTAATGAGGGAGAGAAGATTGTTGATACCGAGAAACCAGCTGTGCAGGCAGATGCTGAAGACGCTAGCAAGGACTCTCCTGCAGCTGAGCCACAAGAGAAGGAACCAGAGGAGAAG GAAATGACCCTAGAAGAGTATGAGAAGTTATTGGAAGATAAGAGGAAAGCTTTGTTGGCTCTAAAGCCTGAGGAAAGGAAGGTTAATTTGGACAAAGAGCTTGAGTCCATGCAACTTCTGTCAAACAAGAAAAGTGATGATGAGGTTTTCATTAAATTG GGTTCTGAGAAAGACAAGCGTAAGGAGGCAGTGGAAAAGGCCAAGAAG ACAAAAAGCATTAATGAGTTTCTGAAGCCTGCTGATGGAGGAAGTTACTATCGCCGAGGTGGCCGTGGAAGGGGGGGACGTGATCATGGGAGAGATGGTGTTGTTGGTAACAACAGTGTTTCAGCACCATCCATTGAAGATGTTCGCCAATTCCCTTCTTTGGGTGCGAAGTAA
- the LOC104101722 gene encoding GTP-binding protein YPTM2 has product MNPEYDYLFKLLLIGDSGVGKSCLLLRFADDSYLESYISTIGVDFKIRTVEQDGKTIKLQIWDTAGQERFRTITSSYYRGAHGIIVVYDVTDQESFNNVKQWLSEIDRYASDNVNKLLVGNKCDLTAQKVVATETAQAFADEIGIPFMETSAKSATNVEQAFMAMAASIKDRMATQPAANNARPPTVQIRGQPVSQKSGCCST; this is encoded by the exons ATGAATCCAGAATA CGATTATCTTTTCAAGCTTTTGCTTATTGGAGACTCTGGTGTTGGCAAATCATGTCTCCTTCTTAGATTTGCT GATGATTCATATCTTGAAAGTTACATTAGCACCATTGGCGTGGACTTC AAAATCCGCACAGTGGAACAGGATGGAAAAACCATAAAACTTCAAATT TGGGACACCGCTGGTCAAGAACGTTTTAGGACAATCACCAGCAGTTACTATCGCGGGGCTCATGGCATAATT GTGGTTTATGATGTGACTGATCAAGAGAGCTTTAATAATGTCAAGCAATGGTTGAGTGAAATTGATCGATATGCGAGTGATAATGTAAACAAGCTTCTTGTGGGAAACAAGTGTGACCTCACAGCACAAAAGGTAGTTGCCACTGAAACAGCTCAG GCTTTCGCTGATGAAATTGGTATTCCTTTTATGGAAACAAGTGCAAAAAGTGCGACCAATGTGGAGCAGGCTTTCATGGCCATGGCTGCTTCAATCAAGGACAG GATGGCCACCCAACCCGCAGCGAACAATGCTCGGCCTCCAACTGTGCAGATCCGTGGACAACCTGTCAGCCAAAAGAGCGGTTGCTGCTCAACTTGA